A single Micromonospora luteifusca DNA region contains:
- a CDS encoding MBL fold metallo-hydrolase: MAVVVVMAFVWEAIAPDGDLRAPLIIGAAYGLLGFGMWRRHLCRQGSKRHRRTGTLADMVDWYTQADAGGDIIRISEPHVNELLSANFWWLRGNDRDMVIDAGLGVVALREAIPGLFERDPMVLLTHAHLDHVGGAAEFADRAAHPAEAELLATGVPASLYGAELYDKLGIDAAGEPVPELMIDVLPSPGYDPAAYRVEPMTVSRMLDDGDRIDLGGRELTVLHLPGHTPGSIALLEERTGTLYSGDIIYDGYLIDNLPNSDVAAYRRSMEFLADLDVSVVHPGHGHSFDRTRLRQLAEAYLRRTGSG; the protein is encoded by the coding sequence ATGGCCGTAGTGGTGGTGATGGCCTTCGTTTGGGAAGCTATTGCGCCCGACGGGGACCTGCGCGCACCGCTCATCATCGGCGCGGCTTATGGCTTGCTGGGATTCGGGATGTGGCGGCGACACCTCTGCCGACAGGGATCGAAACGGCATCGCCGCACTGGCACACTTGCGGACATGGTCGACTGGTATACGCAGGCCGATGCGGGTGGCGACATCATTCGGATCTCGGAACCGCACGTCAACGAGCTGCTGTCGGCGAACTTCTGGTGGTTGCGCGGCAACGATCGCGACATGGTGATCGATGCCGGGCTCGGTGTCGTCGCCTTGCGGGAGGCAATTCCGGGCCTGTTCGAGCGTGATCCGATGGTCCTGCTCACCCACGCGCACCTCGATCACGTGGGTGGGGCGGCGGAGTTCGCTGACCGGGCCGCCCACCCCGCCGAGGCGGAGCTCTTGGCGACGGGTGTGCCAGCGAGCCTGTACGGCGCGGAGCTCTACGACAAACTCGGGATCGACGCAGCGGGCGAACCAGTCCCGGAGCTCATGATCGACGTCCTGCCGAGTCCCGGCTACGACCCGGCTGCCTACCGCGTCGAGCCCATGACCGTGAGCCGGATGCTCGACGACGGCGACCGGATCGACCTGGGCGGGCGCGAACTGACCGTGCTGCACCTTCCCGGGCACACACCGGGAAGCATCGCGCTGTTGGAGGAGCGTACCGGGACGCTGTACTCCGGCGACATCATCTACGACGGTTACTTGATCGACAACCTGCCGAACTCCGACGTGGCTGCCTACCGGCGAAGCATGGAGTTCCTCGCCGACCTCGACGTGTCCGTCGTCCATCCCGGCCACGGGCACAGCTTCGACAGGACCCGCCTTCGCCAGTTGGCCGAGGCCTACCTGCGCAGGACAGGCTCGGGCTGA
- a CDS encoding VOC family protein — MAIQRMDNVLIVVEDLDAVISFFVELGMELEGRGPAEGRWVERVIGIDDVRQEVAMLRTPDGHGKVELAMFHTPEAVTAEPKDAPANTLGIRRIMFAVDDIEDVIARLRNHGAELVGELAQYEDIYRLCYVRGPEGILVGLAEQLR, encoded by the coding sequence ATGGCGATCCAGCGGATGGACAACGTCCTCATCGTTGTCGAGGACCTTGACGCGGTCATCTCGTTCTTCGTCGAACTCGGTATGGAGCTGGAGGGCCGAGGGCCCGCCGAGGGGCGTTGGGTCGAGCGTGTCATCGGGATCGACGACGTCCGGCAGGAGGTCGCGATGCTGCGGACCCCGGACGGCCATGGCAAGGTCGAACTGGCGATGTTCCATACCCCTGAGGCGGTCACCGCCGAGCCGAAGGACGCACCGGCGAACACGTTGGGCATTCGCCGCATCATGTTCGCCGTCGACGACATCGAGGACGTCATCGCCCGGCTGCGCAACCACGGGGCCGAACTCGTCGGGGAGCTGGCACAGTACGAGGACATCTATCGGCTCTGCTACGTCCGAGGCCCCGAGGGCATCCTCGTCGGACTGGCCGAACAGCTCAGGTGA
- a CDS encoding SDR family oxidoreductase, producing the protein MNLSEQRVVVLGGTSGIGLATATRAAREGAQVAVASSNQRSVDRALATLPAGSQGYAANLTDPGDVARLFQRLGAFDHLVYTAGEPLALMSVDALDLSAARTAFDLRYFGSLSAVNAALPYLRPGGSITLTTGTANHRPSAGWSVAASITGAIDALVRALAVELAPLRVNAVSAGVIRSPLWDPLPQETREQMYAQLSESLPLGRVGEPEEVAEAFVYLLRATYATGTVVTVDGGTLVA; encoded by the coding sequence ATGAACCTCAGCGAGCAGCGCGTCGTCGTACTCGGCGGAACCTCGGGAATCGGGCTCGCCACCGCCACCCGGGCCGCCCGCGAGGGCGCCCAGGTTGCGGTCGCCTCCAGCAACCAGCGCAGCGTGGACCGCGCCCTGGCGACCCTGCCGGCCGGCAGCCAAGGGTACGCCGCCAACCTCACCGACCCCGGCGACGTGGCCCGACTGTTCCAGCGTCTCGGCGCGTTCGACCACCTCGTCTACACCGCCGGTGAACCGCTCGCGCTGATGTCCGTCGACGCCCTCGACCTCTCCGCCGCCCGTACCGCCTTCGACCTGCGCTATTTCGGTTCCCTGTCGGCGGTCAACGCGGCGCTCCCGTACCTGCGCCCAGGCGGGTCGATCACCCTCACCACCGGCACCGCCAACCACCGGCCGAGTGCCGGCTGGTCGGTGGCGGCCAGCATCACCGGGGCGATCGACGCGCTGGTCCGCGCGCTCGCCGTCGAACTCGCCCCGCTCCGGGTCAACGCCGTCTCCGCCGGAGTGATCCGCTCGCCGCTCTGGGACCCGCTGCCGCAGGAAACCCGAGAGCAGATGTACGCCCAGCTCAGCGAGTCGCTTCCGCTCGGTCGGGTGGGCGAGCCGGAGGAGGTCGCCGAGGCGTTCGTGTACCTCCTGCGGGCGACCTACGCCACCGGCACGGTGGTGACCGTCGACGGCGGCACCCTGGTCGCGTGA
- a CDS encoding LysR family transcriptional regulator, giving the protein MDVDLRKLRYFVAVAEELHFGRAAARLHIAQPVLSRQIRAFEHELRAELFVRDRRSTALTEAGHQLLADARPLLASAEALRRRVQQAAHGRPTFTIAFMPGIIVTAEARAIADLHPDLSVGVVRTSWNDQAEVVREGRADVSYVRLPIDQRGLSLRPLFTEPRVVVLPQEHRLAGKEAVDLAELVEERLLQDPNAVPEWRDLPNRPMDSDPRPRPELNSVEEKLEHVAAYAGMVILPLSTATFYTRPDVVHVPVDDLGHNQVCLAWAEDNRSPLVREFVEIAARQAQAADRTPRATRD; this is encoded by the coding sequence ATGGACGTCGATCTGCGGAAGCTCCGCTACTTCGTGGCGGTCGCCGAGGAGCTGCACTTCGGCCGGGCCGCGGCCCGCCTGCACATCGCCCAGCCGGTCCTGTCGCGCCAGATCCGGGCTTTCGAGCATGAGCTCCGCGCCGAGCTCTTCGTCCGGGACCGTCGCTCCACCGCACTGACCGAGGCCGGCCACCAACTGTTGGCCGACGCTCGTCCGCTGCTCGCCTCGGCCGAGGCACTGCGTCGGCGGGTGCAACAGGCCGCGCACGGTAGGCCGACGTTCACCATCGCGTTCATGCCCGGCATCATCGTCACCGCCGAGGCTCGCGCGATCGCCGACCTCCATCCCGACCTGTCCGTCGGTGTCGTTCGCACCTCGTGGAACGACCAGGCCGAGGTGGTGCGCGAGGGGCGTGCCGACGTCAGTTACGTGCGGCTTCCGATCGACCAGCGTGGCCTGAGCCTGCGTCCACTGTTCACCGAACCCCGTGTCGTAGTCCTGCCCCAGGAGCACCGGCTGGCCGGCAAGGAGGCGGTCGACCTCGCTGAGCTGGTCGAGGAGCGGCTGCTCCAGGACCCGAACGCGGTGCCCGAGTGGCGGGACCTGCCGAACCGCCCGATGGATTCCGACCCCCGCCCCCGACCCGAGCTGAACTCTGTCGAGGAGAAGCTGGAGCACGTGGCCGCGTATGCCGGGATGGTGATCCTGCCGCTGTCGACCGCGACGTTTTACACCAGGCCGGACGTCGTCCATGTGCCCGTCGACGATCTCGGGCACAACCAGGTGTGCCTGGCCTGGGCCGAGGACAATCGGTCGCCGCTGGTGCGGGAATTCGTCGAGATCGCGGCGCGGCAGGCGCAGGCGGCGGACCGCACGCCTCGGGCGACCCGCGATTAG
- a CDS encoding GNAT family N-acetyltransferase, with translation MFRTARPGDFAQIIRLYRQLNPDDPVLDDGSDAAAFQEILASPALRLFVLELDGVVVATTYLNVIPNLSRSASPYAVIENVVVEKSRRGTGLGRQIMADTLQAAWDAGCYKAMLMTGSRNPATHGFYRACGFSADVKTAYLARPPAPQG, from the coding sequence ATGTTCCGTACGGCCCGACCCGGTGACTTCGCGCAGATCATCCGCCTCTACCGGCAGCTGAACCCCGACGATCCGGTTCTGGATGATGGGTCTGACGCGGCGGCCTTCCAGGAGATCCTCGCCTCTCCAGCGCTGCGTCTCTTCGTCCTCGAACTGGACGGGGTTGTCGTCGCCACGACGTACCTCAACGTGATCCCCAATCTCAGCCGGTCGGCATCGCCCTACGCCGTCATCGAGAACGTCGTCGTCGAGAAATCGCGGCGAGGCACCGGTCTGGGGCGCCAGATCATGGCCGACACGCTCCAGGCCGCCTGGGATGCGGGCTGCTACAAGGCCATGCTGATGACGGGCTCGCGCAACCCCGCCACCCACGGCTTCTACCGAGCCTGCGGTTTCTCCGCCGACGTCAAGACCGCGTATCTCGCCCGACCACCGGCACCCCAGGGCTAG
- a CDS encoding NAD-dependent epimerase/dehydratase family protein — protein sequence MRILVVGGSGLIGAHVVDVLRERGHTATTVARTAHPGVDHLLDAGSASIDELRALLTGQDGVVYATRTDEQRPLPKPIYPAFRRDNVEPLVRLFAAARQEGLTRGVVMGSYYTYFDRLHPQWRLAEQHTYIRCRLEQAREGRAAAGPGLPVAVLELPFVFGRAGDRLPNWAGPLDRWARSRTPLVAPTGGSAAASARSVAEVAVDALEQASGADIPVADENLTWADMIGRISEAVGRRRRVARLPAGAAKVALRLGGAMQALGRKESGINLSHLADLLLAELFIEPTTGRSLGPALRETFPD from the coding sequence GTGCGAATTCTTGTGGTAGGTGGCAGTGGTCTGATCGGCGCTCACGTGGTGGACGTGCTGCGCGAGCGCGGTCATACGGCGACCACCGTGGCGCGTACCGCCCATCCGGGTGTCGATCACCTGCTCGATGCCGGGTCGGCCTCGATCGACGAACTGCGCGCGCTGCTCACCGGTCAGGACGGCGTCGTGTACGCGACGCGCACCGACGAGCAACGGCCGCTGCCCAAGCCGATTTACCCGGCGTTTCGCCGCGACAACGTCGAGCCGTTGGTGCGCCTGTTCGCCGCCGCCCGTCAGGAGGGTCTCACCCGCGGGGTCGTCATGGGCTCCTACTACACCTATTTCGACCGGCTCCACCCGCAGTGGCGGCTCGCCGAGCAGCACACGTACATCCGGTGCCGTCTGGAGCAGGCCCGGGAGGGGCGCGCCGCCGCAGGCCCGGGCCTGCCGGTCGCCGTACTCGAACTGCCCTTCGTCTTCGGCCGGGCCGGTGACCGGCTGCCGAACTGGGCCGGGCCGCTGGACCGGTGGGCGCGCTCGCGTACCCCTCTGGTCGCCCCGACCGGCGGGAGCGCCGCGGCCTCGGCCCGCAGCGTCGCCGAGGTCGCGGTGGATGCCCTGGAACAGGCCAGCGGCGCGGACATCCCGGTCGCCGACGAGAACCTCACCTGGGCCGACATGATCGGGCGCATCTCCGAGGCGGTCGGCCGGCGCCGACGGGTCGCCCGCCTGCCGGCCGGTGCGGCGAAGGTCGCCCTGCGGCTCGGCGGTGCGATGCAGGCCCTCGGCCGTAAGGAGTCGGGCATCAACCTCAGCCACCTCGCCGACCTCCTGCTCGCCGAGCTGTTCATCGAGCCGACGACCGGCCGGTCGCTGGGTCCGGCGCTGCGTGAGACCTTCCCCGACTGA
- a CDS encoding acyltransferase domain-containing protein yields the protein MDLDAIAARLGVPVEDVDRVHRLAGDRPSAPLPAKADAPAILARLAVRPDDAAEIMAGWPDPDSPLWTPELRWLLDRSIALVRADLGGHGWLSPGPELPREQGPAWQHLYVYAYLALVDVARGYHRDHGIPDAVSWLSLADLGRNLAIDRRMRREGWPVMQSWLTLHVRGSVYELGRLQHHRGDAAIGLHVPDTGPLSPEAVAASLDDARAFFPRHFPDEPYTAFSCGSWLLDPQLLEYLPEGSNIARFQQMFELAPYEEQDGPDADVEVRRFVFRTLSTPLDQLPRRTVLQRAIIDHLRAGRHWHWRHGRFPI from the coding sequence GTGGATCTGGACGCTATCGCCGCTCGGCTCGGGGTGCCCGTCGAGGACGTTGACCGGGTGCATCGCCTGGCCGGCGACCGGCCGTCGGCTCCGCTGCCCGCGAAGGCCGACGCGCCCGCGATCCTCGCCCGGCTCGCGGTGCGACCGGATGACGCCGCCGAGATCATGGCGGGCTGGCCCGACCCCGACTCGCCATTGTGGACTCCGGAGCTGCGCTGGCTGCTCGACCGCTCGATCGCCCTGGTCCGCGCCGATCTCGGCGGTCACGGCTGGCTGTCGCCCGGTCCGGAGCTGCCGCGCGAACAGGGTCCCGCCTGGCAGCATCTCTATGTGTACGCGTACCTGGCTCTGGTCGACGTCGCCCGGGGCTACCACCGCGACCACGGCATCCCCGATGCCGTGTCGTGGTTGAGCCTCGCGGACCTGGGCCGCAACCTCGCCATCGACCGGCGGATGCGCCGCGAGGGCTGGCCGGTGATGCAGAGTTGGCTGACGCTGCACGTGCGCGGCAGCGTCTACGAGCTGGGCCGGCTGCAACACCACCGTGGCGACGCGGCCATCGGCCTGCACGTCCCCGATACGGGACCGCTGAGCCCGGAGGCGGTCGCGGCGTCGCTCGACGACGCCCGTGCGTTCTTCCCGCGCCACTTCCCCGACGAGCCCTACACCGCGTTCTCCTGCGGCTCATGGCTACTTGACCCACAGTTGCTGGAGTACCTACCCGAAGGCTCCAACATCGCCCGGTTCCAGCAGATGTTCGAGCTGGCCCCCTATGAGGAGCAGGACGGTCCGGACGCCGACGTCGAGGTGCGGCGTTTCGTGTTCCGCACCCTGAGCACGCCGCTCGACCAGTTGCCCCGCCGCACCGTGCTCCAGCGCGCGATCATCGACCACCTCAGGGCCGGCCGGCACTGGCACTGGCGGCACGGCCGCTTCCCGATCTAG
- a CDS encoding PQQ-dependent sugar dehydrogenase: MLSYPRRWSRALIAAVTTVASVTLAVAAPSTAQAVVIPASDYQQVKLATGSAELGEAMSLAVLPNRSVLHTARNGVLRVTDVAGNTKVSGTLSVYTHDEEGLQGVAVDPNFATNRWVYLYYSPTLSTPSGDAPTTGSQSDWDRWKGHLRLSRFTLNSDDTLNLGSEKIVLQVANDRGQCCHVGGDLDFDAAGNLYLTTGDDTNPFESSGYAPLDERTNRNPQFDAQRSAGNTNDLRGKVLRIKPQADGTYTIPSGNLFAPGTSGTRPEIYAMGMRNPFRMSVDKATGVVYLGDYGPDAGSTNSSRGPQGQVEFNRIAAPGNYGWPYCTGSNTSTETYNEYTFPSGPSQSKYNCTGGPTNNSFRNTGLGTLPAAKPAWIKYAGDSGSPSEFGSGSESPMGGPVYRYNASLNSSIKFPASLNGQFFAGEYGRRWIKAIAVNSDGSRGEISNFPWSGTQVMDMAFGPDGALYVLDYGTGSNNQALFRIEYIGGGNRNPIAVASANPTSGSNPLTVNFSSAGSSDPEGGALSYLWTFGDGTTSTAANPTKTYTTNGTYSPTLKVTDPTGLSGTASLVVTVGNTAPTVTLTSPTDGQLFTFGDTVPYQISVSDPQDGTIDCSKVSLTYALGHDSHAHQITSKTGCSGTITVPTDGEHDAAANIYGVFDAAYTDNGGLTTHSIRTLQPKHRQGEHFSAQSGVQATDHTNAEGGRTAGFIENNDWISYQPYNLSNATRFIARVSSAGAGGTIEVRAGSATGTLLGTATVPVTGSWETFVDVSTAITNPPASTTTLYLVFKGGSGNLFDVDAFTFTTGTTTPSGGITLRAQVNNQYVSAVGTSALIANKASVGATEQFDRVDAGNGNIALRSRANGLYVCADNAGANPLIANRTTIGPWETFQIINNSDGTVGLRALANNQIVAAENAGAGALIANRTTVGSWEKFTLTTG, encoded by the coding sequence ATGCTCTCGTACCCCCGGCGCTGGTCCCGGGCACTCATCGCGGCGGTCACCACTGTCGCGAGCGTGACCCTGGCCGTGGCCGCACCGTCCACCGCTCAGGCGGTGGTCATCCCCGCCTCCGACTATCAGCAGGTCAAGCTCGCCACCGGCTCTGCCGAGCTGGGTGAGGCCATGTCCCTGGCCGTCCTGCCCAACCGCTCGGTGCTGCACACCGCCCGCAACGGCGTCCTGCGGGTGACCGACGTGGCGGGCAACACCAAGGTCTCCGGCACCCTGTCCGTCTACACGCACGACGAGGAGGGGTTGCAGGGCGTCGCCGTGGACCCCAACTTCGCCACCAACCGGTGGGTCTACCTGTACTACTCGCCCACGTTGAGCACCCCGTCCGGGGACGCCCCGACCACCGGCTCACAGTCCGACTGGGACCGGTGGAAGGGGCACCTGCGGTTGTCCCGGTTCACCCTCAACAGCGACGACACGCTCAACCTGGGTAGCGAGAAAATCGTGCTCCAGGTGGCCAACGACCGGGGGCAGTGCTGCCACGTCGGCGGTGACCTGGACTTCGACGCCGCCGGCAACCTGTACCTGACCACCGGCGACGACACCAACCCGTTCGAGTCGTCCGGCTACGCGCCACTCGACGAACGGACCAACCGCAACCCGCAGTTCGACGCCCAGCGCTCGGCCGGCAACACCAACGACCTGCGGGGCAAGGTGCTGCGGATCAAGCCGCAGGCGGACGGCACGTACACGATCCCGTCGGGCAACCTGTTCGCCCCCGGCACGTCGGGCACCCGCCCGGAGATCTACGCCATGGGCATGCGCAACCCGTTCCGGATGAGCGTCGACAAGGCGACCGGCGTGGTCTACCTCGGTGACTACGGCCCCGATGCAGGCAGCACGAACTCCAGCCGGGGCCCCCAGGGTCAGGTCGAGTTCAACCGCATCGCGGCACCCGGCAACTACGGCTGGCCGTACTGCACCGGCAGCAACACCAGCACCGAAACATACAATGAATACACCTTCCCGTCCGGGCCGTCGCAGTCCAAGTACAACTGCACGGGCGGGCCGACCAACAACTCGTTCCGCAACACCGGGCTCGGCACGCTGCCCGCGGCGAAGCCGGCCTGGATCAAGTACGCCGGGGACTCCGGGTCGCCGTCGGAGTTCGGCAGCGGCTCGGAGTCGCCGATGGGCGGGCCGGTCTACCGGTACAACGCCTCGCTCAACTCCAGCATCAAGTTCCCGGCCTCGCTGAACGGCCAGTTCTTCGCCGGCGAGTACGGCCGCCGTTGGATCAAGGCCATCGCGGTCAACTCCGACGGCTCGCGCGGGGAGATCTCCAACTTCCCGTGGTCCGGCACCCAGGTCATGGACATGGCCTTCGGCCCGGACGGCGCCCTGTACGTGCTGGACTACGGCACCGGGTCGAACAACCAGGCGCTCTTCCGGATCGAATACATCGGTGGTGGCAACCGCAACCCGATCGCGGTCGCCTCGGCCAACCCCACCTCGGGCTCAAACCCGCTGACCGTCAACTTCTCGTCGGCCGGCAGCTCCGACCCGGAGGGCGGGGCGCTGAGCTACCTGTGGACGTTCGGTGACGGCACCACGTCGACGGCGGCCAACCCCACCAAGACGTACACCACGAACGGCACCTACTCCCCCACCCTGAAGGTCACCGACCCGACGGGGCTGTCCGGCACGGCGAGTCTGGTCGTCACCGTGGGCAACACCGCTCCGACGGTGACGCTCACCTCCCCAACAGACGGGCAGCTGTTCACCTTCGGTGACACGGTCCCGTACCAGATCTCGGTGAGCGACCCGCAGGACGGCACGATCGACTGCTCCAAGGTGAGCCTGACCTACGCGCTGGGCCACGACAGCCACGCGCACCAGATCACCTCGAAGACCGGCTGCAGTGGCACGATCACCGTCCCGACCGACGGTGAGCACGACGCGGCAGCCAACATCTACGGTGTCTTCGACGCCGCCTACACCGACAACGGTGGGCTCACCACGCACAGCATCAGGACGCTGCAACCGAAACACCGCCAGGGTGAGCACTTCAGCGCCCAGTCCGGTGTCCAGGCCACCGACCACACCAACGCCGAGGGTGGCCGCACGGCCGGGTTCATCGAGAACAACGACTGGATCTCGTACCAGCCGTACAACCTGTCCAACGCGACCCGGTTCATCGCCCGGGTCTCCTCGGCCGGCGCCGGCGGCACCATCGAGGTCCGCGCCGGCTCCGCCACCGGCACCCTGCTGGGCACCGCCACGGTCCCGGTGACTGGTAGCTGGGAGACCTTCGTCGACGTCTCCACTGCCATCACCAACCCGCCCGCCTCGACGACCACGCTGTACCTGGTGTTCAAGGGCGGGTCCGGCAACCTGTTCGACGTCGACGCGTTCACCTTCACCACCGGCACCACCACCCCCAGCGGGGGGATCACGTTGCGGGCGCAGGTCAACAACCAGTACGTGTCGGCGGTCGGCACCAGCGCGCTGATCGCCAACAAGGCCAGCGTCGGGGCGACTGAGCAGTTCGACCGGGTGGACGCCGGCAACGGCAACATCGCCCTCCGCTCGCGCGCCAACGGCCTGTACGTCTGCGCCGACAACGCGGGGGCGAATCCGTTGATCGCGAACCGCACGACGATCGGACCGTGGGAGACGTTCCAGATCATCAACAACTCGGACGGGACGGTCGGCCTGCGGGCTCTGGCCAACAACCAGATCGTGGCCGCCGAGAACGCCGGGGCGGGCGCACTGATCGCCAACCGTACGACTGTCGGTTCCTGGGAGAAGTTCACCCTGACCACCGGCTGA
- a CDS encoding ThuA domain-containing protein, with amino-acid sequence MRSRSRLLGLVTGVAVLLAGLVALPTQASAAPLTKVLVFSKTAGFRHSSIPNGIAAIQQLGSANGFTVTSTEDAGQFTTSNLAQYQAVVFLSTTGDVLNASQQTAFESYIAAGGGYVGVHAAADTEYSWPWYGSLVGAWFDSHPAIQTATVKIEDQTNPSTAHLGTTWVRSDEWYNYRTNPRSSARVLASLDESSYSGGNMSGDHPITWCKAYGGGRAWYTGLGHTEASYTDPKFTRMLLGGLQVAAGSVSADCSPRTTTPPTTPPPTPAGSTLKARANNQYVSAPNATTALIANKTSVGTGERFDLVNLANGNVALRAKSNGQFVAAENAGAAALIANRATAGAWETFQLVRNSDGTVSLRATVNNRYVAADNGGASPLIANRTSIGQWEKFDLVTTN; translated from the coding sequence ATGCGTTCCCGTTCCCGTTTGTTAGGTCTCGTCACCGGCGTGGCCGTGTTGTTGGCCGGCCTGGTCGCCCTTCCGACGCAGGCCTCGGCGGCACCACTGACCAAGGTCCTGGTGTTCAGCAAGACCGCCGGCTTCCGCCACTCGTCCATCCCCAACGGCATCGCCGCGATCCAGCAGCTCGGCTCGGCCAACGGCTTCACCGTGACCTCGACCGAGGACGCCGGCCAGTTCACCACCTCCAATCTGGCCCAGTACCAGGCGGTGGTCTTCCTGTCGACGACCGGCGACGTCCTCAACGCCAGCCAGCAGACGGCGTTCGAGTCGTACATCGCCGCCGGTGGTGGGTACGTCGGCGTGCACGCCGCGGCCGACACCGAGTACAGCTGGCCGTGGTACGGCTCGCTGGTCGGAGCGTGGTTCGACTCGCACCCGGCGATCCAGACCGCCACCGTGAAGATCGAGGACCAGACCAACCCGTCGACCGCCCACCTCGGCACCACCTGGGTCCGCTCCGACGAGTGGTACAACTACCGCACCAACCCCCGGTCCAGCGCACGGGTCCTGGCCAGCCTCGACGAGTCGTCCTACAGCGGCGGCAACATGAGCGGCGACCACCCGATCACCTGGTGCAAGGCGTACGGCGGCGGGCGCGCCTGGTACACGGGCCTCGGGCACACCGAGGCGTCGTACACCGACCCGAAGTTCACCCGGATGCTGCTCGGTGGCCTTCAGGTCGCCGCGGGTTCCGTGAGCGCCGACTGCTCGCCGCGTACGACGACTCCGCCGACGACCCCGCCGCCCACCCCCGCCGGCTCCACCCTGAAGGCCCGCGCCAACAACCAGTACGTGAGCGCGCCGAACGCCACCACCGCGCTGATCGCCAACAAGACCTCCGTCGGGACCGGCGAGCGGTTTGACCTGGTCAACCTCGCCAACGGCAACGTGGCGCTGCGCGCCAAGAGCAACGGGCAGTTCGTCGCGGCGGAGAACGCCGGGGCCGCCGCACTGATCGCCAACCGGGCCACTGCCGGCGCCTGGGAGACGTTCCAGCTCGTCCGTAACTCCGACGGCACGGTGAGCCTGCGGGCCACGGTGAACAACCGCTACGTCGCGGCCGACAACGGGGGCGCCTCCCCGCTGATCGCCAACCGGACCTCCATCGGTCAGTGGGAGAAGTTCGACCTCGTCACCACCAACTGA
- a CDS encoding CPBP family intramembrane glutamic endopeptidase — protein sequence MSTRRRLALPRRVIVVFSGTVLVWMLLGALLDRDYDRPTHAAGAVITTVLVVPLVVLARRLLDRRPWAGLGLPSLRVGWRRLLLGMACWLVPAALGFALCLGLGWVEITVRTSAGDALRVAALLVVLVFLKEALPEELVFRGYLQHNLATRLPAWQAVVGQAVLFTLFGFLTGAARSVDRLALFVVFALVLGAFRAASGDIWAGIGFHVAFQTVAQLFGDVGAVFDVTGSDVLGVVAMGALPFSVSWLVLRHLYRDRLDWRALEADPAR from the coding sequence GTGAGCACCCGACGCCGCCTCGCCCTGCCCCGGCGGGTCATCGTCGTGTTCAGCGGCACCGTGCTCGTGTGGATGCTGCTCGGAGCTCTTCTCGACCGCGACTACGACCGCCCGACCCATGCCGCCGGGGCGGTCATCACGACGGTGCTCGTCGTACCCCTGGTCGTGCTCGCCCGCCGTCTGCTCGACCGGCGCCCCTGGGCCGGCCTCGGGCTACCGTCCCTGCGGGTCGGCTGGCGGCGGCTGCTGCTCGGCATGGCCTGCTGGCTCGTCCCCGCCGCCCTCGGCTTCGCCCTCTGCCTCGGTCTCGGCTGGGTCGAGATCACCGTTCGGACCTCCGCCGGGGACGCCCTGCGGGTGGCGGCACTGCTGGTCGTGCTCGTCTTCCTGAAAGAGGCGCTGCCGGAGGAACTCGTCTTCCGTGGCTACCTGCAGCACAATCTCGCCACCCGACTGCCGGCGTGGCAGGCGGTCGTCGGGCAGGCGGTGTTGTTCACCCTGTTCGGGTTCCTCACCGGGGCCGCCAGATCCGTCGACCGGCTCGCCCTCTTCGTCGTCTTCGCGCTCGTGCTGGGTGCGTTCCGTGCCGCCAGCGGCGACATCTGGGCGGGCATCGGCTTCCACGTCGCCTTCCAGACGGTCGCCCAACTGTTCGGTGACGTCGGGGCGGTCTTCGACGTGACCGGGTCCGACGTGCTGGGGGTCGTGGCGATGGGGGCCTTACCGTTCTCGGTCAGCTGGCTCGTCCTACGACACCTGTATCGGGACCGCCTGGACTGGCGGGCCCTCGAAGCGGATCCGGCACGGTGA